The sequence below is a genomic window from Variovorax paradoxus B4.
GGGTTTCGTGCCGCCCGAGGCGCGCGACCGCGCCACCCGCGCGGCCACCGATCCCCAGGGCGACACCACCGTGACCGGCCTCTTGCGCATCACCGAGCCCAAGGGCGGCTTCCTGCGCAGGAACGAGCCGGCCGCCGAGCGCTGGTTCTCGCGCGACGTTCAGGCCATTGCCGCGGCGCGCGGGCTCCACAACGTGGCACCGTATTTCGTCGATGTCGAGGCCGCGCCCTCTCCGCCCGGCGCATCGCCTGCCTGGCCCGCCGGCGGCCTGACCGTCATCGCCTTTCCCAACAGCCACCTCGCCTACGCGATCACCTGGTACGGCCTCGCGCTGATGGTCCTGGGCGCGGCCTGGTACGTCTGGCGCGACGGGCGCCGGCACGCCGCCGGCAGGGCCGATGGCGGCAGCGGCGAAAATACGGCCCATGCCGACGCCACCTCCCGTCCAGATGCCCGCCGCGACTGAACCCCTCGCGGTCGCGGGGGAACTGCACGCGCCGCGCGCGGGCATCGTGAGCCTGGACAACGCCACCGGCCACAAGAACATGCAGCAGCTGATCCAGCTGCGCTGGTTCGCGGTAGTCGGGCAGGTCGCCACCATCCTGGTGGTGCACTACGGCTTCGGCATCCGGCTGCCGCTGGACCACATGCTGCAGGTGCTGACCTGCCTCGCGCTCTTCAACGGCGTGAGCCTGCTGCGCTCGCGCAGCCCGCGCCGCGTGACCAACGGCGAGCTCTTTCTCGCGCTGCTGGTCGACGTGGCCACGCTCACCGCCCAGCTCTACCTGAGCGGCGGCGCCACCAATCCGTTCGTCTTCCTGTACCTGCTGCAGGTCATCCTGGGCGCCGTGCTGCTCAAGGCCTGGTCGACCTGGACCATCGTGGTCGTCACCAGCCTCTGCTTTGCGGGGCTGGCGCTTTTCTCGCGCCCGCTCGCGCTGCCGCTCGACCACGACCGCGGTCTCTGGAGCCCCTACGTGCAGGGCATGCTGATCTGCTTTGCGCTCAACGCCGCGCTGCTGGTGGTGTTCATCACGCGCATCAGCCGCAACCTGCGCGCACGCGATGCGCGGCTGGCCGACCTGCGCCAGCGTGCATCGGAAGAAGAGCACATCGTGCGCATGGGGCTGCTGGCCTCGGGCGCCGCGCACGAGCTGGGCACACCGCTTGCCACGCTGGCCGTGATCCTCGGCGACTGGCGCCGGCTGCCGCATTTCAGCTCCGACCCCGAGCTGCTGACCGAGGTGGCCGAGATGGAACTGCAGATCCAGCGCTGCAAGAGCATCGTGAGCGGCATCCTGCTGTCGGCCGGCGAGGCGCGCGGCGAATCGTCGGAAGAAACCACCGTGAGCACCTTCCTCGACGAGCTCGTCGAGGAATGGCGCACCACGCGTCCGGTCGAGGAGTTCGACTACGAGAACCGCTTCGGCCAGGACCTGCCCATGGTCTCCGACTCGGCCCTGAAGCAGATGATCTGCAACGTGCTCGACAATGCCCTGGAAGCCTCGCCGCACTGGCTGCGCTTCGAAGTGGCGCACGATGCGGATGCGCTGACCCTCACGGTCACCGATGCCGGCCCGGGGTTCCTGCCGGCCATCCTGAAGGAGTTCGGCAAGCCCTACCAGTCGAGCAAGGGCCGCCCGGGCGGCGGGCTCGGGCTGTTCCTGGTGGTCAACGTGGCGCGCACCCTGGGCGGCCGCGTGGCAGTGCACAACCGGCCCGAAGGCGGCGCCATCGTGGCCATCACGCTGCCGCTCGCGGCCATCGTGCTGGAAGAAGAAGAAGACGACGAAGAAGAAGAGGACGAAGAGACCGAAGCCATCGGCACCGCCAAGACCATGGAAACGAAAACCCATGACGGAAACCGCTGAAGCTGAGCGCCAGTTGCTGATCGTCGAGGACGACGCGGCCTTTGCGCGCACGCTCGGCAAGTCGTTCGAGCGCCGCGGCTATGCGGTCACGCATGCCAGCAATGCCGAGGAGGTCGAGACGCTGCTGCAGACCCATTCGCCCGGCTACGGCTATGCGGTGGTCGACCTGAAGCTCAACGGCGAAGCCTCGGGCCTGGCCTGCGTGCAGATGCTGCACCGGCACAACCCGAAGATGCTGATCGTGGTGCTCACGGGCTTTGCCAGCATTGCCACGGCCGTCGAGGCCATCAAGCTCGGCGCCTGCCACTACCTGGCCAAGCCGTCGAACACCGACGACATCGAGGCCGCCTTCGGCCGCGCCACCGGCACCACGGAGGTGGAGCTGACCAACCGCTCGACCTCGATCAAGACGCTCGAATGGGAACGCATCCACGAGACGCTGGCCGAGACCGGTTTCAATATTTCCGAGACTGCGCGGCGCCTCGGCATGCACCGGCGCACATTGGCGCGCAAACTCGGCAAACAGCAGGTGAAATAGCATGACTCCCAACAAACCGGCGTCCGCGGTCCGCGACCAGAGCGCGATGGAAGAGCTCTTCAATGCACTGAGCCATGGCCTCGGCCTGCTGCTGGCCATTGCCTCGCTGCCCATCCTGGTCTACAGCGCGGCCCAGAAGGGCCAGGCCGCGAGCATCGTCGGCGCCTCGCTTTTCGCTGGCACGGCCATCGTGCTGTACCTGATTTCCACGCTGTACCACGCGCTGCCCTTGGGCAGGGCCAAGGCCTGGTTCAACCGGCTCGACCACGCGGCCATCTACCTCTTCATTGCAGGCAGCTACATGCCGTTTCTCTTCGGCGTGCTGCGCGGGCCCTGGGGCTGGACGCTGTTCGGCTGCATCTGCGCCGCGGCGGCGCTGGGCGTGGGCGCCAAGCTGTTCAACCGGCTGCGGCATCCGCTGTGGTCGACCGGGCTTTACGTGGCGATGGGATGGATGGCGCTGATGGCGGCGGTGCCGCTGTACGAGCGCATGTCGCCGGCGGGCCTGGGCTGGCTCGTGGCCGGCGGGCTGTTCTACACCGCGGGTGCGGTGGTCTTCCTGTTCGACAACAAGGTGCGCTTTGCCCATTCGGTGTGGCACCTGTTCGTGCTGGCGGGCAGCACCTGCCACTTCTTTGCGGTGCTCTGGCATTCGCACGGCTGATCTTGTTTTGGGCGCTGTTGTTCAGGGCGTGTGCACAGGCCACGCTCTGGGTGTACCGCTGATCAACGACCGCTCTGAATAACGATCACGTCGATGGGGTGCCTTGGGCAGCGAAATCAAGGAGGAGCCCGAAGGGCGGGGGACATTCGCTTCGCCGCGTACCCCGTCGGCGGGAGCGCGCCCCGAAACAAGGCTCTCAGTAATGCGGCGGCAGCTCGTCGCGCAAGTTGCGCGCCGCCCCCTCCTGCCCCGCGTTCTGGCTTTGCTGCTTGAGCTGGGTGACCTGCAGGATCAGGCTGTCGATCTGCTGCTGTTGCCGGTAGATCGTCATGTTGAGCTGCTCCAGCAAGTCTTCAGCATAGCTCGACTTGATCTCGAGTTCGGTCAGGCGCTCTGCGAGCTCGTTCGGTGGATAGTCCATGCCGCTATTGGACAGGAAGATCCACCGGTTTTTTGTGACGCCCTGCCTAGCGCCTGACCTTCGCTTCGAGCAGGTCGCCCATGCCGATGCGCTTCGCGAAGTCGATCCGCACGCGCTCCGACACCTCGAGCACCTCCTTCGCGCCGTCACCCACGAAGTCGATCACCGAACGCATCGGCCGCATGCCGCCCGGCAGGCCCACGATGCGCACGATCTCGTCGGCCACGGCCTGCGGATCGGCATCGTGGGGCGTCAGCGCGAAAAGGCGCTCGCCGATCTGGTCCATCACGCCGTCGTAGCGGCTGTAGGCGGCCGCGGTGGCCGCGTCGGCCGGCTTGCCCGCGCTCGGGAAGTGGTCGGTGCCCTGGGTGAACGCGCCGGGCACGACGATCGAGGTCTCGATGCCGAAGCGCGCGATCTCGTAGGCCAGCGTCACGGCCAGCGAATCCATTGCCGCCTTGGCCGCGCCGTAGGGCCCAATGAACGGCGGGAAGCCGCCCCTGGTGGTGGTGCTGCCGATCCACAGCATCAGGCCGGACTCCTGCCTTCGAAGGTACGGCAGCACCGCGCGGTTCACGCGCTGCGCGCCAAGCACGTTGGTGTCGAACACTTTCGCGATCTCTTCGGGCGTGAAGGCTTCGGTCGGCCCGACCACCAAGTGGCCGGCGTTCTGCATCACCACGTCGATGTGGCCCTGCTCGCGAACGATGGTGGCCGCGGCGGCATCGGCCGACGCCTGCGAGAGCACGTCGAGTTCGAGCGGATGCAGCTGCAGGCCCTTGGCCGCCGCATGGCTGCGCATCTCGGCGGCGCGGCCACAGTTGCGGCCCGCGATGTCGCGCATCGACGCGTAGACCACGTGGCCGGCTTCGGCCAGGGATCGGGCGCTGAGCTTGCCGATGCCGGTGCCCGCGCCGGTGACGAGGATGATCTGCTTTTGCATGGTGCTTGGCTCCGGAAGATGGATGAGCGGACTCAGGCGAGGCCGCCGTTGGCGCGCAGGACCTGGCCATTGACCCAGCCCGCATCGGGGCCGGCCAGGAAGGCCACCACCGAGGCGATGTCCTCCGGCTGGCCGAGGCGCTGCAGCGGCGGCATCTTCGCGAAGGCCTGGACCTGCTCGTCGGTCTTGCCGTCGAGGAAGAGCGAGGTGGCAATGGGGCCGGGCGCCACGGCGTTCACCGTGATGTTGCGGCCGCGCAGCTCCTTGGCGAACACGTGCGTGAAGGCTTCGACCGCCGCCTTGGTGGCGTTGTAGATCGCGTAGCCGGGCAGGTTCAGCGCGAGCGTGGTGCTCGAGAAGTTGACGGTGCGGCCGCCCTCGTTGAGGCGCGTTGCGGCTTCGCGCAGCGTGTTGAAGGTGCCGCGCACGTTGATGTCGAAGGCCTGGCCGTAGAGCGCGTCGCTGTGATCGGCCAGCGGCACGGTCTTGAGCACGCCGGCGTTGTTGACCAGCACGTCGACCTTGCCCAGCTGCGCTTCGACGGTGTCGAACATGGCGCGCACTTCCTCGGCATTGGCCACGTCGGCCTTGACCGCGATGGCCTTGCCGCCGGCGGCCGTGAGTTCGGCGGCCAGCGCCTCGGCCTGTGCCGAGCCCGAGGCGTAGTTGATGGCAACGGCAAAACCGTCCCTGGCGAGGCGCTGCGCGACGGCGGCACCGATGCCGCGCGAGGCGCCGGTGACGATGGCGACCCGGGTGTTGCGGGAGGTGGTCATGGTGCGATTCCTTTGCAGTGGTTGGTAGGTGAGACGAATGATCGATCGTTCCATCAAAAAGATAATCCACCTTCAATCGCCAATACAATTCCATTTACTCAAACAATAGGCAACACAGACCCAGCCCCATGGACCGCTTCCAGGAAATGCAGGCCTTCGTGCGCATCGCCGAACGGCAGAGCTTCACCCAGGCCTCCGAAGACCTGCAGATCCCGCGCGCCACCGTCACCACCTTGATCAAGCGCATGGAAGAGCGCATCGGCACGCGGCTGCTGGAGCGCACCACCCGCACCGTGCGCCTCACGCAGGACGGCGAGGCCTACTACCGCCGCTGCGTGCGGCTGCTGGCCGACATGGAAGAGGCCGAGGGCGCGTTCCGCAACGAGGCACCCAAGGGCCTGCTGCGCGTGAACCTGCAGGGCACGCTGGCGCGGCATTTCGTGGTGCCGGCGCTGCCCGGCTTCCTGGCGCGCTATCCCGGGCTGGAGTTGCACATCGGCGAGGACGACCGGCTGGTCGACCTCGTGCGCGAAGGCGTCGACTGCGTGCTGCGCGCGGGCAACCTGCAGGACTCCTCGATGGTCGGGCGGCGCGTCGCGCTGCTGCCGCAGGTCACGGTCGCGAGCCCCGGCTATCTGGCGCGGCATGGCGAGCCGGACAGCATGGAGGCGCTGGCTTCGCACCGCGCCGTCAACTACGTCTCCAGCGGCACGGGCAAGGTGGTGCCGCTCGAATTCACGGTCGACGGCCGCGTGACGGCCGTGGACCTGCCTGCCACCGTCTCGGTGACCGGCGCCGACCTCTACACCGGCGCATCCGTCGCGGGGCTCGGGCTGGTGCAGGTGCCGCGCTACCGCGTGGCCGGCGAACTCGCGGACGGCCGCCTGAAGGTGCTGTTGCCCGGCTTCGCGCCGCCGCCGATGCCCGTCTCGGTGCTCTACCCGCAGAACCGCCAGCTGTCGTCGCGCGTGCGCGTGTTCACGCAATGGCTGCGCGACATCTTCGAAGCTGCGGAGCCCTGACCCTTGCTGTCTTGCTCCCTCCCTTCCGGGGGAGGGTCGGGGTGGGGGCTGGCGGCGTATCAAGCACCGGCGGGGTTGCAAAGGCCGCGTGCCCCCATCCCAGCCTTCCCCCGGAAGGGGAAGGAGCAAGACACACCCCTCAACAGGCCGATGACTCCAATGCCACCGCGCCCGCTTCAACGTGCGCCTCGCCACGCAGGAACACGAACACCACCAGCGCCGTCAGCACAGTGACGCCGGCCAGCACGCACAGCAGCGTGCCGAAGGCCGCGCCGTAGGCCTGCAACAGCGCCGCGCGGTCCACGCCCGGCAACAGTGCAAGGGCCTGCGACAAGTCGCCCGTCGTTACCCGCTGCGCCGCCTGCGACGTCACGCCCGGATGCGCCGGCAGGCGGCCCAGTTGCAGCATGACCAGCGCCGTCAAACCCGCCCCCACCAGCGCGAGCGCAATGCCCTCGCCCGCCACCCGCACCGTGTTGAAGATGCCCGACGCCATGCCGGCGCGCTCGCGCGGCACCACGCTCACCGCGAGCCCGTCCATCAGGCCCCAGGGCAATCCGATGCCCGCGCCGATCAGCAGCAACGGCCACGCGATGACGTGCAGCGGCGTGCCCGGCGCGCAGCGGCTGAGCCAGAACAGCCCCGCCGCGCACACCAGCAGGCCCGCGGCCGAGATCGTGCCCGCCGAGAACCGGTGCGCGAGCGAGGCCGCGAGCGTCGGCACCACGAGGATCGGCCCCGAGAGCGCGAACATGAAGCTGCCCGCCTCCAGCGCGCTGCGCCCCTCCAGCCCGATGAAGCGGATCGGCAGCAACACCAGCAGCACCACGAAGCCATAGGCCGGCGCTGCGGCCAGCAACTGCACGCCCACGAAGCGCGGAAAGCGGAACAGCGACAGGTCGAGCATCGGATGCGCCACGCGCCGCTCGATGGCGATGAAGGCCGCGCCCATCAGCACGGCGCCTGCCAGCGCGGCGATCACCCGCGGGCTGCCCCAGCCGCTGTCGGGCGCCTGCAGCACGCCGAGCGTCAGCAGGCTCAGCGCGCCGGTGAACGTGACCGTGCCCGGCATGTCCAGCCCCATCGCGTCCGGATTGCGCGACTCGCGCATGCTCGGCGCCGCAATGCACAGCGCAGCGAGGCTGATCGCGCCGGGGCTCAGCATCACCGACTGCCAGCCGAAGGATTCTGCGAGCCAGCCCGAGAGGATGGCGCCGCACGACAGCCCCACGCCGAACGAAGTGCCGATCAGGCTGAACGCCCGCGTGCGCGCCGCGCCGTCGAACACCTGCGCCAGTGCCGCAGTGCCGGCCGCGAAGGCCGCGGCCGACCCCAGCCCCTGCAACCCACGTGCGAGATCGAAGACAACGATGCCGGGCGCGAGCGTCAGCAGCGAACTGCTGAGCGCAACCACCGCCAGCCCCAGCAGGAAGACACGCTTGCGGCCACAGGCGTCGGCAAGGGCGCCGGCCGCCATCAACGTGGCGCCGAAGCTCAGCATGAAGGCGTTGGTCACCCAGTTGAGCTGCACCGGGCTGCCGCCCAGCGCATCGCGGATCGCGGGCAGCACCACCGCCGGGCCGGTGAAGCTCAGCGGCATGCCCAGCGCCGCGAGGCAGACGGCGGCCAGCAGCCAGTTCTTGTTGTGGGAAGGCGAGGACATCGAAGGCTTTCACGCAAAAGGAGGACGAAGGCATAGAAGATAGAAAGGAATCAATGGAATGAGAATGGCGTCTTCGATCCTCAAACTCCCAACCCAAGGTTGCCAATCCATGGACAGCTTCAGCGGACTCGAATCCTTCGTGCGGGCGGCCGACCTGCTGAGCTTTGCCAAGGCCGGCCGCCTGCTGGGTATCTCGGCCTCGGCCGTGGGCAAGAACGTTGCGCGGCTCGAACAGCAGTTGGGCCTCAGGCTTTTCAACCGCACCACGCGGCATGTGCGGCTGACCGAGGAAGGCGCGATGTTCCACGAGCGCTGCCGCCGCATCCTCGACGAGCTCGACGATGCGCGCGCGATGATGCAGGACGCCGCAGCGGCCCCGCGCGGCCGCCTGCGCGTGAGCCTGCCGACCATCGGCTACCGCTTCCTGCTGCCGGTGCTGCCGGCCTTCAAGGCGCGCTATCCCGAGATCGAACTCGACCTCGACTTCAACGACCGGCTGGTCGACGTGATCGCCGAAGGCGTGGACGTGGCGATCCGCAGCGGCGAGCTGGGCGATTCGCAACTCGTGGCGCGCCGGCTCGGTCCGTTCTGCTTCGTGCTCGTCGCATCTCCGGACTACCTGGCGCGCCACGGCGTGCCACAGGTGCCGGCCGACCTCGCGCAGCACAGCTGCCTGCGCTACAAGTTCGTGACCGGCGGCAGGATCGAGGACTGGGACCTGCCGGGCCTGCCCGCGCAGCTACCGCCCGGCCTCTTGTGCAACAACATGGAAGCCATGCTCGGCGCGGCGGTGGCCGGCCTCGGCGTGGCCTACATGCCCGACTTTCTCGCGCGCGATTCGCTCTGCCGCGGCGAACTGCAGCGCGTGCTCGAAACGCACCTGGTGCGCCAGGGGCAGTTCTCGGCGCTGTGGCCGTCGAGCCGGCAGCTGTCGCCGAAGGTGCGGGCCTTCGTGGACTTCGCGAGCGAGCACATGTTCAGGGAAGACTTGCCACCGGTTCGCTGACCTCGCGCGATGGCACCCCGGCACGCGCCGTGCTCTCCTTTGGCTGCGGCTTCGCGGCCTCGCCTGCCGTCCGGCTCAGCGCGAGCGCCACCTGCAGCGGATAAAGCGTGCGCGCATCGCCCTCGGCCTTGTTGCTCACGGTGGTGCCGGCGGCTTCGCTCGTGCTGGCCGTGCGCACCGCGTCGGGCCGGTGCACGGGCACCATGAACGGCGAGTGCGTGGTGTAGATGATCTGGTTGCCGAAATCCTGCTCGAAGTGCGCGAGCAGGTCGGCCTGCGAGCGCGCATGCAGATGCAGGCCGGGCTCGTCCAGCAGCAGGACGGCATCGCCGGCACCCTTCGTGTCCGCGAAGAAGGTGACGTAGAACGAGAAGAACCACTGGAAGCCGCGGCTGCGCTCGTCGAGGTTCACTTCCACGTCGTAGGCGCGGTTGGGGTCGGACACCAGCGTGTCCATGTACGGCCCGTCCAGATTGAAGCGGACCTTGAGCTCGCGGTCCTTCCAGAGCCGGCGGATCTCGGCGGTGACGACGGAGCCGGCGCGGTTGGCGAGCTGGTTGCGCGTGGCCTGGTCGTTCTTCTCCAGCAGATCCTGCAGCTGCTGCGGATCGAGCCCCGCGACCTTGCAGAGCTTCTCGAAGTTGCGCTGCTCCGGCGCGGCCTGCCCCCAGCCCTTGCGCGCGAGGTGCTCGGCAATGTTCTGGCGGCCGGGCAGCGCCGGGTACTCGTCCACGCAGATGAACCGGGGCAGCTTCTGCAGCACCCACTCCTTCGCCCTCGCGAGCGCCGGCGTGTCGTTGGCGATCGAGCGGGCCACCTCCTCGAGCTCGACCAGCATCTGCTCCTGCTTGTCGCTGAGTTCGGCATCCGCGGCAGCCATGGCCTTGCGCAGCGACTGCAGCGCTGCCACCGCCCCCGCCGACCACCGGATGTAGTCCGGGCTCAGGATCATCGCGGCGTCGAAGGCGTCGGCCGCCTGCTCCAGCGTCGCACGCGCCTGCTCGGCGAGCTTCTCGGCCGCGGCCTTGACCGCGGGCACGATCTTGCGCACCTTGCCCTTGATGTCGGACACGTCGAGCGAGAGGTCGCCGAGGCCCTCCAGGCCCGTCCAGCGCGCCGTGCCATAGCCCCGGCCCGCGGTGACGTGGCGCACGCCGGCCGCGCGCGGAAGGATCTGCGCGAGCTCGGCCCGCTCGCTGTCGTCGAGGCTCCAGCGCGTCGCGACGACGGGCGTGTCGCCGTGGCATTCCTCCAGGCGGCGGTGCCGCGGAAAGTCCTTGATCGGACTGAGTTCGGCCAGGCCTTCGGCCGGGTTCAGGCTGTGCAATGCGCGCAGCAGGTTCGATTTGCCGCTGTCATTTCGACCGAGGATCGCCGTGATCTGTGGGGTATCGATGGGGCCGCTGTCGTTGATCGA
It includes:
- a CDS encoding AAA family ATPase, giving the protein MRLASFQITNFRSINDSGPIDTPQITAILGRNDSGKSNLLRALHSLNPAEGLAELSPIKDFPRHRRLEECHGDTPVVATRWSLDDSERAELAQILPRAAGVRHVTAGRGYGTARWTGLEGLGDLSLDVSDIKGKVRKIVPAVKAAAEKLAEQARATLEQAADAFDAAMILSPDYIRWSAGAVAALQSLRKAMAAADAELSDKQEQMLVELEEVARSIANDTPALARAKEWVLQKLPRFICVDEYPALPGRQNIAEHLARKGWGQAAPEQRNFEKLCKVAGLDPQQLQDLLEKNDQATRNQLANRAGSVVTAEIRRLWKDRELKVRFNLDGPYMDTLVSDPNRAYDVEVNLDERSRGFQWFFSFYVTFFADTKGAGDAVLLLDEPGLHLHARSQADLLAHFEQDFGNQIIYTTHSPFMVPVHRPDAVRTASTSEAAGTTVSNKAEGDARTLYPLQVALALSRTAGEAAKPQPKESTARAGVPSREVSEPVASLP
- a CDS encoding SURF1 family protein: MTPPPPDPSTHDTPAGRERSAAARVALAVCAALAFAGFFALGTWQVERRAWKLDLIARVEQRVHAPASEAPGRDRWPQVNAAADEYRHLRIAGTFLHDKETLVQASTRLGAGFWVLTPLQAADGSVVLVNRGFVPPEARDRATRAATDPQGDTTVTGLLRITEPKGGFLRRNEPAAERWFSRDVQAIAAARGLHNVAPYFVDVEAAPSPPGASPAWPAGGLTVIAFPNSHLAYAITWYGLALMVLGAAWYVWRDGRRHAAGRADGGSGENTAHADATSRPDARRD
- a CDS encoding MFS transporter, with protein sequence MSSPSHNKNWLLAAVCLAALGMPLSFTGPAVVLPAIRDALGGSPVQLNWVTNAFMLSFGATLMAAGALADACGRKRVFLLGLAVVALSSSLLTLAPGIVVFDLARGLQGLGSAAAFAAGTAALAQVFDGAARTRAFSLIGTSFGVGLSCGAILSGWLAESFGWQSVMLSPGAISLAALCIAAPSMRESRNPDAMGLDMPGTVTFTGALSLLTLGVLQAPDSGWGSPRVIAALAGAVLMGAAFIAIERRVAHPMLDLSLFRFPRFVGVQLLAAAPAYGFVVLLVLLPIRFIGLEGRSALEAGSFMFALSGPILVVPTLAASLAHRFSAGTISAAGLLVCAAGLFWLSRCAPGTPLHVIAWPLLLIGAGIGLPWGLMDGLAVSVVPRERAGMASGIFNTVRVAGEGIALALVGAGLTALVMLQLGRLPAHPGVTSQAAQRVTTGDLSQALALLPGVDRAALLQAYGAAFGTLLCVLAGVTVLTALVVFVFLRGEAHVEAGAVALESSAC
- a CDS encoding LysR family transcriptional regulator — translated: MDRFQEMQAFVRIAERQSFTQASEDLQIPRATVTTLIKRMEERIGTRLLERTTRTVRLTQDGEAYYRRCVRLLADMEEAEGAFRNEAPKGLLRVNLQGTLARHFVVPALPGFLARYPGLELHIGEDDRLVDLVREGVDCVLRAGNLQDSSMVGRRVALLPQVTVASPGYLARHGEPDSMEALASHRAVNYVSSGTGKVVPLEFTVDGRVTAVDLPATVSVTGADLYTGASVAGLGLVQVPRYRVAGELADGRLKVLLPGFAPPPMPVSVLYPQNRQLSSRVRVFTQWLRDIFEAAEP
- a CDS encoding SDR family oxidoreductase, which translates into the protein MTTSRNTRVAIVTGASRGIGAAVAQRLARDGFAVAINYASGSAQAEALAAELTAAGGKAIAVKADVANAEEVRAMFDTVEAQLGKVDVLVNNAGVLKTVPLADHSDALYGQAFDINVRGTFNTLREAATRLNEGGRTVNFSSTTLALNLPGYAIYNATKAAVEAFTHVFAKELRGRNITVNAVAPGPIATSLFLDGKTDEQVQAFAKMPPLQRLGQPEDIASVVAFLAGPDAGWVNGQVLRANGGLA
- a CDS encoding SlyX family protein, whose amino-acid sequence is MDYPPNELAERLTELEIKSSYAEDLLEQLNMTIYRQQQQIDSLILQVTQLKQQSQNAGQEGAARNLRDELPPHY
- a CDS encoding response regulator transcription factor; the protein is MTETAEAERQLLIVEDDAAFARTLGKSFERRGYAVTHASNAEEVETLLQTHSPGYGYAVVDLKLNGEASGLACVQMLHRHNPKMLIVVLTGFASIATAVEAIKLGACHYLAKPSNTDDIEAAFGRATGTTEVELTNRSTSIKTLEWERIHETLAETGFNISETARRLGMHRRTLARKLGKQQVK
- the trhA gene encoding PAQR family membrane homeostasis protein TrhA; its protein translation is MTPNKPASAVRDQSAMEELFNALSHGLGLLLAIASLPILVYSAAQKGQAASIVGASLFAGTAIVLYLISTLYHALPLGRAKAWFNRLDHAAIYLFIAGSYMPFLFGVLRGPWGWTLFGCICAAAALGVGAKLFNRLRHPLWSTGLYVAMGWMALMAAVPLYERMSPAGLGWLVAGGLFYTAGAVVFLFDNKVRFAHSVWHLFVLAGSTCHFFAVLWHSHG
- a CDS encoding ATP-binding protein, translating into MPAATEPLAVAGELHAPRAGIVSLDNATGHKNMQQLIQLRWFAVVGQVATILVVHYGFGIRLPLDHMLQVLTCLALFNGVSLLRSRSPRRVTNGELFLALLVDVATLTAQLYLSGGATNPFVFLYLLQVILGAVLLKAWSTWTIVVVTSLCFAGLALFSRPLALPLDHDRGLWSPYVQGMLICFALNAALLVVFITRISRNLRARDARLADLRQRASEEEHIVRMGLLASGAAHELGTPLATLAVILGDWRRLPHFSSDPELLTEVAEMELQIQRCKSIVSGILLSAGEARGESSEETTVSTFLDELVEEWRTTRPVEEFDYENRFGQDLPMVSDSALKQMICNVLDNALEASPHWLRFEVAHDADALTLTVTDAGPGFLPAILKEFGKPYQSSKGRPGGGLGLFLVVNVARTLGGRVAVHNRPEGGAIVAITLPLAAIVLEEEEDDEEEEDEETEAIGTAKTMETKTHDGNR
- a CDS encoding SDR family NAD(P)-dependent oxidoreductase translates to MQKQIILVTGAGTGIGKLSARSLAEAGHVVYASMRDIAGRNCGRAAEMRSHAAAKGLQLHPLELDVLSQASADAAAATIVREQGHIDVVMQNAGHLVVGPTEAFTPEEIAKVFDTNVLGAQRVNRAVLPYLRRQESGLMLWIGSTTTRGGFPPFIGPYGAAKAAMDSLAVTLAYEIARFGIETSIVVPGAFTQGTDHFPSAGKPADAATAAAYSRYDGVMDQIGERLFALTPHDADPQAVADEIVRIVGLPGGMRPMRSVIDFVGDGAKEVLEVSERVRIDFAKRIGMGDLLEAKVRR
- a CDS encoding LysR family transcriptional regulator, whose protein sequence is MDSFSGLESFVRAADLLSFAKAGRLLGISASAVGKNVARLEQQLGLRLFNRTTRHVRLTEEGAMFHERCRRILDELDDARAMMQDAAAAPRGRLRVSLPTIGYRFLLPVLPAFKARYPEIELDLDFNDRLVDVIAEGVDVAIRSGELGDSQLVARRLGPFCFVLVASPDYLARHGVPQVPADLAQHSCLRYKFVTGGRIEDWDLPGLPAQLPPGLLCNNMEAMLGAAVAGLGVAYMPDFLARDSLCRGELQRVLETHLVRQGQFSALWPSSRQLSPKVRAFVDFASEHMFREDLPPVR